Genomic segment of Zingiber officinale cultivar Zhangliang chromosome 11B, Zo_v1.1, whole genome shotgun sequence:
ATGTCGAGCGGCGGCCAGTCGTCTCGACTCATCGACGAGCTCTGTGCCATGTTCGCCCCCCTCCTGCACGCTCCCCGCCTCACCGTGCCTCCCGTCGACGTGCCCACCCGGCCCCGGACGCCGAGGCGGTGCCCGCCAGTCCGGATCTCGCCCACGGGGTTCGCCTTGCGCCTCCTCGGTGCGTCCCTCGCGCTTATGATCTGCggctccttcatcttcttcatcgggTTCATGTTGATGCCCTGGATCTTGGGTCTCCTCTTTGTGTTCTACTTCGCCGGGATCTTATCGTACTTGCCCGGAATTGGGAAAGCCATACTTTTCCCCAAACGTGACTCCTCTAGCCCCAAGGAGATGTCAGGTAAATGTCTTGAAACtgccttttttttcttcttcagaaTCGTCCTGTTTCTTCCCCGATGATTAGTCATCGGTTTCAATTGTGCTTGAAGTTGTGGATTCTAACTATAGTCTCATGCCCTAAGCAATTCCCTAGCTGCATAGTTTTATCTACTTGCAATCTATTCATCTCgtcaaaaaaaggaagaaaagggaAAATTTTCCCAACTAATCAGTGGTTCTTTATGTGCAATGCCATGTAGACGGTGGTCGAATATGCAAAagctactttaaaaaaaaaatcttcttttcCTTGAAATTTAATCTTCTCTCCTTTTGTCCGTGGTTATGTACACTATTTTGGACTTTTAATTATCCAGAGTGTTGCTTTTACACAGTTTGCTGAGGTATTTATTTGTGCGGTTATTGTCAATGCAAGCGCATTTTGGTTAAACGTAATGTGATTCCCTTATTATCTTTTCATGGCGGAGGTGGAACAcattgatttggtttgttttttttttcttcatattaTGTCATTTTTCATGGCGTCTTGGACCACTCTTGTAAAATGGTTGGAGAGCTCCTTTAAATTTCTCTATGGAAACAAAGAATGATATACAAAATACTGAAAGGCTCTAAAGCAACATCTTCGTTTCtaccttttatagttttttaCCTAACCTGAGCTAGTGAATTAAAAAAGTTTCATGAGCCACTAGGAAATCCCTCTGGTATACTGATTTAGGAGTGGttatctctctttctctctctagaTTTTCCCTTAAAATAATGTTCAGCTCATTAGGCATCTTTGATGTTGTGAAATTTTATTTCATCTGGAAGTACGTTTGGTTAAAATATTGTCTATGCAAGCATCCTAGTTTGTTTGCGTGTCTTGAAATCTTTCACATGCTTTTATATGAAGTATGAACAGGTTGACCGTCTTTTTGTTCTTTTAGTAATGTGATGCGGTGCCAATAGTATCATTTTATGAATTCTCTTTCTGTAATGTGATGCGGAGCTATTcagttaagttttttattttcatttagaagTCCCTTCTTACTAAATGGTTCTTAATCCTTCTTGCAGGGTCAGTGTTTTCTAAACCTCCGACTGTTTGATCATGGAGCTGCAACTGGTAAATAGAACAGTCTACTGCATATTTGactgaagttgaaaatcaacaaGTATACTGCCAATTGATGCCCTCTTAACTCTATCCATAAAATGCTACTTCGCCATCTCCTTATTCTCTTGTTCTTTTAAAAGAGAGACCTGTGATTGTTGATTGTGCAATAACTTAGACTGCTGTGAAGGGAAAAGATAGTTATATTTGATTTAATATTAATCAAAttgaagttaaattaaaattataaatcggGTGGATCCTAATAGGAACCATCCAATGTAGACAagccaaatcaaatttagaaatctaactagattttgttttttttttatgcaaATTGTTTCCTCGCACCCCCTCCACTTCCCCTCTCTCCCCCACCAAAAAGACGCATGTAACCTTAACcttctttttgttgtttttttttttgattttttttttaattttttttaactcatacttatatattcatacttatatatttttaatttttaatttttaattaattttaatttttaatttttaattaattttattttaaaatttttttattcatacttatatattttaattttttttaatttcatttttaaaattaattttatttttaatttttttcattcatacttatatattttaaattttttatttagtttatatattttaaaatttttatttagtttaaatttttaatcaattttatttattatttttcattaatatttatatatatttttaattttatttagttttatttttaaattaattttgtttattattttttcattaatacttatatttttttaattttttttagttttatttttaattaattttatttattatttttttaattttaaaatatttatttaattttatttctttaatcaattttgtttattatttttttatcaaatttattaattttttttattttatataatttttaaattactcccttcctttaaattacattcctaatttgacacttaaattatccgcatccaactattaacacatatcataatcttctctccctttaaatcatctCCTAACATATGATCGATATAACACATGTCGTAATCTCTCATCTCTTTAAATTACCCGTCATCCAACCATTGACACTGCCAAAACACTCCTCCATTTAAATTCGTCGTTCTTCAACCATGACAAAAAACACCTCTCCTTACCCTCTTCAAttcttgacatatgtcagaacctcccatccctttaaattacccccttctaacccttgacacatgtcaaaatcctTCATCCCTTTAAATGACttcccttccaacccttgacacatgtcaaaatctctcatcactttaaatgacacccttccaacccttgacatatgttaaaatctctcatccctttaaattaccccacttccaactcttgacacatttcaaaacttctcactttctttaaattacccatcattcaatccttgacacatgtcgAAACctccctccccttaaattacccacccttaaaCTCTCGACACATGtcgaacctcccctccccttaaattacccacccttcaactttTTACACGTGTCAAAACatctccctttaaatcctcctctcacacttcatttttagtcactcttcattcacacctcccttcactgatatctccctctcagcttctccttctctcttcctgaaaatatggatgactatttgggcttattttcagatagttggtcaattgagaatgatgttcctagtcaagatatctccaacaacaatcgcgattatacaatcgaatttaccacagatcaggttagttattatcattgttttatgtatattcattatttattttataagtagagaaattatattaagattgataatgtcatacttatgcatctttattatattttttatatagatattt
This window contains:
- the LOC122034528 gene encoding uncharacterized protein LOC122034528; protein product: MSSGGQSSRLIDELCAMFAPLLHAPRLTVPPVDVPTRPRTPRRCPPVRISPTGFALRLLGASLALMICGSFIFFIGFMLMPWILGLLFVFYFAGILSYLPGIGKAILFPKRDSSSPKEMSGSVFSKPPTV